A window from Opitutia bacterium ISCC 52 encodes these proteins:
- a CDS encoding alpha/beta hydrolase codes for MNQLFKHFPYYLLLMGIFLCSTGVYAVPADEIDWGWSIPPTFPNEAYGPRIDVDPELTGDNHLFDVWAPDGEGLYPVVIYSHGGGFGSGDKIKAIGSMPKLAEDKVVFISINYTLKQGPQIAIQDGIDAVDYIKANHEKYKIDPEKLFLSGNSAGGIMMNHIIYDRKTPGVLGAWHSAYYKTQFADLSVDNLRAVGIPIAIKMGKLYPEDPGHSPLAAVKLLEKNVAAGNSGLWIGVPDGKVEQVWLDGKWIKNVSDGIDTGESYPDMAEWIHLTVSNASKSTGEK; via the coding sequence ATGAACCAGCTGTTTAAACATTTTCCTTACTACCTCCTTTTGATGGGGATCTTCCTTTGCTCAACCGGTGTGTATGCCGTTCCAGCCGATGAGATTGACTGGGGATGGTCCATTCCGCCGACGTTTCCCAACGAAGCCTATGGCCCGAGAATCGATGTTGATCCTGAGCTTACCGGGGATAATCATTTGTTCGATGTCTGGGCGCCGGACGGGGAGGGTCTGTACCCCGTTGTGATCTATTCCCATGGAGGGGGATTCGGATCTGGGGACAAGATCAAGGCAATCGGTAGTATGCCGAAACTGGCAGAAGATAAGGTCGTTTTTATCAGTATTAATTATACCTTAAAACAGGGTCCCCAAATTGCGATCCAGGATGGTATAGACGCTGTCGATTATATAAAAGCGAACCACGAAAAGTATAAAATCGATCCTGAGAAACTATTTCTGAGCGGGAATTCCGCAGGCGGTATCATGATGAACCACATCATATACGATCGTAAGACGCCAGGCGTCTTAGGCGCATGGCATAGCGCGTATTACAAAACTCAGTTTGCTGATCTGAGTGTAGACAACCTCAGAGCGGTAGGTATTCCGATTGCGATAAAAATGGGCAAACTGTATCCCGAAGACCCTGGCCATAGCCCACTTGCTGCCGTCAAGCTTTTGGAAAAAAACGTGGCCGCCGGAAATTCTGGACTGTGGATAGGCGTTCCTGACGGTAAGGTTGAACAGGTATGGTTGGATGGAAAATGGATTAAAAACGTGAGTGACGGCATTGATACCGGAGAGAGTTATCCGGATATGGCAGAATGGATCCACCTCACCGTTTCAAACGCCAGCAAAAGTACTGGGGAAAAATAA